A genome region from Triticum aestivum cultivar Chinese Spring chromosome 2B, IWGSC CS RefSeq v2.1, whole genome shotgun sequence includes the following:
- the LOC123043447 gene encoding probable L-ascorbate peroxidase 3, peroxisomal — translation MSAAAATGPVVDAEYVAEIGRARRDLRALIASKSCAPIMLRLAWHDAGTYDKNTNTGGPDGSIRFPEELSHAANAGLKIAVDLLEPIKQKHPKITYADLYQLAGVVAVEVTGGPTIDFVPGRRDSSVAIEEGRLPDAKQGASHLREVFYRMGLTDKDIVALSGGHTLGKARPDRSGFDGAWTKDPLKFDNSYFIELLKGDSNGLLKLPTDKVLVEDADFRRFVELYAKDEDAFFRDYAESHKKLSELGFTPSRATLLAWGCRDKAKRAVTRTTTVFAVAVAVIACAYICESKRRLSG, via the exons atgtcggcggcggcggcaacaggGCCGGTGGTGGACGCGGAGTACGTGGCCGAGATCGGGAGGGCGCGCCGGGACCTCCGCGCGCTCATCGCCAGCAAGAGCTGCGCCCCCATCATGCTCCGCCTCGC ATGGCATGACGCCGGCACCTACGACAAGAACACCAACACCGGAGGCCCCGACGGCTCCATCAGGTTCCCGGAGGAGCTCAGCCACGCCGCGAATGCAGGGCTCAAGATCGCCGTCGACCTTCTTG AGCCGATTAAGCAGAAGCACCCCAAGATCACGTACGCCGACCTGTACCAGCTCGCCGGAGTCGTGGCCGTCGAGGTCACCGGCGGACCAACCATAGATTTCGTTCCTGGCAGGAGG GATTCTTCAGTTGCCATTGAGGAAGGACGCTTGCCAGATGCTAAGCAAG GTGCTTCACACCTCAGGGAAGTTTTCTACCGAATGGGCTTGACCGACAAGGACATAGTAGCACTCTCGGGTGGCCATACTCTG GGGAAAGCTCGTCCGGATAGATCGGGATTTGACGGCGCTTGGACAAAAGATCCTCTCAAGTTCGACAACTCCTACTTCAT TGAGCTTCTGAAAGGGGACTCTAATGGGCTACTGAAGCTGCCTACAGACAAGGTTCTCGTGGAGGACGCCGATTTTCGTCGCTTCGTTGAATTATACGCAAAG GATGAGGATGCCTTCTTCAGGGACTATGCCGAGTCGCACAAGAAGCTTTCCGAGCTCGGGTTCACGCCTTCTCGCGCTACTCTACTGGCGTGGGGGTGCAGAGACAAAGCCAAGAGGGCTGTCACGAGAACTACCACTGTCTTTGCGGTTGCGGTTGCCGTCATCGCCTGCGCTTACATCTGTGAATCCAAGAGGAGGCTCAGTGGTTAG